In one Streptomyces sp. NBC_01241 genomic region, the following are encoded:
- the xylA gene encoding xylose isomerase: MTERFTPTPEDKFTFGLWTVGWQGRDPFGDATRTAIDPVDSVRQLAELGAYGVTFHDDDLIPFGSTDTEREGIVKRFRQALDAAGLVVPMATTNLFTHPVFKDGAFTANDRDVRRYALRKTLRNIDLAVELGATTYVAWGGREGSESGAAKDIRVALDRMKEAFDLLGDYVTEQGYDLKFAIEPKPNEPRGDILLPTIGHALAFIERLERPELVGVNPETGHEQMAGLNFPHGIAQALWAGKLFHIDLNGQSGIKYDQDLRFGAGDLRQAFWLVDLLETAGYAGPRHFDFKPPRTEDYDGVWASAAGCMRNYLILKERAAAFRADPAVQEALRTSRLDELARPTAEDGVAGLLADRSAFEEFDVNAAAERGMAFEVLDQLAMDHLLGVR, from the coding sequence ATGACGGAACGCTTCACACCCACCCCCGAGGACAAGTTCACCTTCGGACTGTGGACGGTGGGCTGGCAGGGGCGCGACCCCTTCGGCGACGCGACCCGGACCGCGATCGACCCTGTCGACTCCGTGCGGCAGCTCGCGGAGCTCGGTGCGTACGGTGTGACATTCCATGACGACGACCTGATCCCGTTCGGCTCGACGGACACCGAGCGCGAAGGGATCGTGAAGCGGTTCCGGCAGGCGCTGGACGCGGCCGGACTCGTCGTCCCCATGGCGACGACGAACCTCTTCACCCACCCGGTGTTCAAGGACGGCGCGTTCACCGCCAACGACCGGGACGTACGCCGCTACGCCCTGCGCAAGACCCTGCGCAACATCGACCTCGCCGTCGAGCTCGGCGCCACCACCTATGTGGCCTGGGGCGGTCGCGAGGGCTCCGAGTCCGGCGCCGCGAAGGACATCCGGGTCGCCCTCGACCGCATGAAGGAAGCCTTCGACCTGCTGGGCGACTACGTCACGGAGCAGGGGTACGACCTGAAGTTCGCCATCGAGCCCAAGCCGAACGAGCCGCGCGGTGACATCCTGCTGCCGACCATCGGTCACGCCCTCGCCTTCATCGAGCGCCTCGAACGTCCGGAACTGGTCGGCGTCAACCCCGAGACGGGGCACGAGCAGATGGCCGGGCTCAACTTCCCGCACGGCATCGCGCAGGCGCTCTGGGCGGGCAAGCTCTTCCACATCGACTTGAACGGCCAGTCCGGCATCAAGTACGACCAGGACCTGCGCTTCGGCGCGGGTGACCTGCGCCAGGCGTTCTGGCTCGTCGACCTGCTGGAGACGGCCGGTTACGCGGGGCCGCGGCACTTCGACTTCAAGCCGCCGCGCACCGAGGACTACGACGGTGTCTGGGCCTCGGCCGCGGGCTGCATGCGCAACTACCTGATCCTCAAGGAGCGCGCCGCCGCCTTCCGCGCCGACCCCGCAGTACAGGAGGCACTGCGCACGTCCCGGCTCGACGAGCTGGCCCGCCCGACCGCCGAGGACGGCGTGGCCGGACTGCTGGCCGACCGGTCGGCGTTCGAGGAGTTCGACGTGAACGCGGCGGCGGAACGAGGAATGGCGTTCGAGGTCCTGGACCAGCTGGCGATGGACCACCTGCTCGGGGTCCGCTGA
- a CDS encoding ROK family protein yields MKSNLTPLGPKADKDTVRRSNLSLVLRAVRDEVEGEATRAGVAARVGLTRAAVSSLVEQLLDIGFLTESGKTFSGQAGRPGTALKVARTGPAGLGVEVNIDYVSVCVVDLAGTGRVRLTEHLDNRGAPPAEVLARAAGIAARTLESAREQELFPVGVTLALPGLVSGGAVRQAPNLGWNQVPAGELFATSLAAERPGRKALPVSSENEANLAALAELWFGGLGPIRSFLYLTGEIGVGGALVIDGELLRGAHGFAGEIGHVVVDSEGPECRCGSRGCLEQYAGQAALLRAAGIEEPGGGAGVAELERRVRAGDERAVAAVAEAGRMLGRVLSGTVNLLDPDAVVLGGIYRNLMPWLSPPANEELTGRVVSGLWSPGSGRLRASSVAGDAARGAAALVMTAVLADPVAYAGDRAPH; encoded by the coding sequence ATGAAGAGCAACCTCACACCGCTGGGACCCAAGGCCGACAAGGACACCGTACGCCGGAGCAACCTCAGCCTCGTGCTGCGGGCCGTCCGTGACGAGGTCGAGGGCGAAGCGACCAGGGCCGGGGTTGCCGCGCGGGTGGGACTGACCCGGGCCGCGGTGTCCTCGCTCGTCGAGCAGCTCCTCGACATCGGGTTCCTCACCGAGTCCGGCAAGACGTTCAGCGGGCAGGCGGGCCGCCCCGGGACCGCGCTCAAGGTGGCGCGCACGGGGCCCGCCGGGCTCGGCGTGGAGGTCAACATCGACTATGTGTCGGTGTGCGTCGTCGATCTGGCGGGCACCGGCCGGGTACGGCTCACCGAGCACCTGGACAACCGCGGCGCACCGCCCGCGGAGGTGCTGGCGCGGGCGGCCGGGATCGCGGCGCGCACCCTGGAGTCGGCCCGCGAGCAGGAACTGTTCCCGGTCGGGGTGACGCTCGCGCTTCCCGGTCTGGTCTCCGGCGGCGCGGTGCGCCAGGCACCCAACCTGGGCTGGAACCAGGTTCCCGCCGGGGAGCTCTTCGCCACTTCGCTCGCCGCCGAACGCCCCGGTCGCAAGGCGCTGCCGGTGAGTTCGGAGAACGAGGCCAATCTGGCGGCGCTGGCCGAGCTCTGGTTCGGCGGACTGGGCCCGATCCGCAGTTTCCTCTACCTGACGGGGGAGATCGGCGTAGGCGGCGCCCTGGTCATCGACGGTGAACTGCTGCGCGGAGCGCACGGGTTCGCCGGGGAGATCGGACACGTGGTGGTCGACTCGGAGGGACCGGAGTGCCGGTGCGGCTCGCGTGGCTGCCTGGAGCAGTACGCGGGACAGGCGGCGCTCCTGCGGGCCGCCGGGATCGAGGAGCCCGGCGGCGGTGCCGGAGTGGCCGAGCTCGAGCGGCGCGTCCGGGCCGGGGACGAGCGGGCGGTGGCCGCTGTCGCGGAGGCCGGCCGGATGCTGGGGCGGGTGCTGTCCGGGACGGTGAATCTGCTCGACCCGGACGCGGTGGTGCTCGGCGGGATCTACCGGAACCTGATGCCGTGGCTGTCCCCGCCCGCCAACGAGGAGCTGACCGGCCGCGTGGTGTCCGGGCTCTGGTCCCCGGGGAGCGGTCGGCTGCGCGCCTCCTCGGTCGCGGGTGACGCCGCGCGGGGCGCCGCGGCGCTGGTGATGACGGCGGTACTGGCCGACCCGGTGGCGTACGCGGGCGACCGGGCGCCCCACTGA